A genomic stretch from Dissulfurispira thermophila includes:
- a CDS encoding complex I NDUFA9 subunit family protein, with amino-acid sequence MLFIAGGTGFIGKYLLNALSKDGYKVRCLVRTEEKAAACKKVGFDAVIGDITDKGSLKGKLNGCDILVHLVGIIEEKGGMTFEKVHVEGTRNLIDEAKRANIKHIFYQSALGASISSWAKYYKTKAEAEEIVRASSIPYTIFRPSLVVGRGDGFTEKLKELVGLGPFVPIPGSGNGKFQPIYVEDWVKCFLTLFSNGSGFTIHDSQIYEFGGPEHLTYNEIVLQLMEAMGINKPLVHIPVKLIKMSLPFSKISQEVGRLLGKEIPTVTGEQLSLLQLDNICDRDSVEKNFGFVPMMYREALRKFIGHNS; translated from the coding sequence ATGCTTTTTATTGCTGGTGGAACTGGATTTATCGGTAAATACCTATTAAATGCCCTCAGTAAAGATGGTTATAAAGTCCGATGTCTTGTCAGGACAGAGGAAAAGGCAGCAGCCTGCAAAAAGGTGGGGTTTGATGCAGTTATAGGCGACATTACAGACAAAGGAAGCCTGAAAGGGAAACTCAATGGTTGCGATATACTTGTCCATCTTGTTGGTATTATCGAAGAAAAAGGGGGTATGACATTTGAGAAGGTTCATGTTGAGGGCACAAGAAATCTTATAGATGAAGCAAAAAGGGCAAATATAAAACATATATTTTATCAAAGCGCACTCGGTGCTTCTATAAGCTCGTGGGCAAAATATTATAAGACAAAGGCAGAAGCAGAAGAGATTGTCAGGGCAAGCAGCATACCTTATACTATCTTCAGACCATCACTTGTTGTAGGAAGGGGTGATGGCTTTACAGAAAAACTCAAAGAGCTTGTGGGTCTCGGTCCATTTGTTCCAATTCCTGGCAGCGGCAATGGGAAATTTCAACCCATATATGTTGAAGACTGGGTGAAATGTTTTCTGACTCTATTTTCAAACGGTTCAGGGTTTACGATTCACGATTCACAGATTTATGAGTTTGGAGGACCAGAACACCTTACATACAATGAGATAGTCCTCCAACTTATGGAGGCAATGGGTATAAATAAGCCATTGGTGCATATACCTGTAAAGCTGATAAAGATGAGCCTTCCTTTTTCTAAAATATCACAGGAAGTGGGCAGATTATTAGGTAAAGAAATTCCAACTGTTACAGGCGAACAGCTCAGTCTTTTGCAGTTAGATAATATCTGCGATAGAGATTCTGTAGAAAAGAATTTCGGTTTTGTCCCGATGATGTACAGAGAGGCATTGAGAAAGTTTATAGGTCATAATTCATAG
- a CDS encoding FumA C-terminus/TtdB family hydratase beta subunit, whose translation MNLNTPLTREDVLSLKVGDIVSINGLIVTGRDKIHKFLAHEMPDKKDIPFALEGAIIYHCGPIIRKVDGAYKLIAAGPTTSMRVEMYEADVIKTYGIRGIIGKGGMGEKTLNAMKECGCVYLHTISGAATYLADRIKQVRDVWKKEEFGAPEAMWLIEIEDFPVIVTMDAYGNSLHSDIEKVSLENLRRILQNE comes from the coding sequence ATGAACTTAAATACACCTCTGACGAGAGAAGATGTTTTAAGCCTTAAGGTTGGTGATATAGTATCAATAAACGGTCTGATTGTTACAGGGAGAGATAAGATTCACAAATTCCTTGCTCATGAAATGCCTGATAAGAAAGACATCCCATTTGCTCTCGAAGGTGCAATAATCTATCACTGTGGTCCTATAATCAGAAAAGTGGATGGAGCCTATAAGCTCATTGCTGCTGGACCTACAACGAGCATGAGGGTTGAGATGTATGAAGCAGATGTTATTAAGACATATGGCATTAGAGGCATAATAGGAAAAGGCGGAATGGGTGAGAAAACCCTTAATGCAATGAAGGAGTGTGGATGTGTATATCTCCATACAATTAGCGGTGCAGCAACATATCTTGCAGATAGGATCAAGCAAGTTAGAGATGTATGGAAGAAAGAGGAATTTGGTGCACCAGAGGCAATGTGGTTAATAGAGATTGAGGACTTTCCTGTAATAGTCACTATGGATGCCTACGGAAACAGCCTGCACAGTGATATAGAGAAGGTTTCACTCGAAAATTTAAGGCGAATATTACAAAATGAGTAA
- a CDS encoding fumarate hydratase yields the protein MLKLRDGIVELYKKVATSIPGDVEDALKTAYSNETEQLAKESLNIILQNIKIARTTARPICQDTGFPVFYVRVPKGLSHQLVRDMIIDATRIATDKIPLRPNAVDVITEKNTGDNIGEYFPIIYIEETDEQSLIIDLMLKGGGCENLGQTYKLPAAWSVECQAQSEKDATTLDLRRLAILAERDFDGVRKCVLDAVFKSQGKGCPPYTIGIAIGGAKDQVSFLSKKQLMRRILDIHPNTVIAELESKILNDVNSLGIGTAGLGGKTTAIGVKIAAVHRHPASYFVDISFSCWANRRGRLIW from the coding sequence ATGCTTAAACTCCGTGACGGCATAGTAGAGCTTTACAAAAAGGTTGCTACATCCATTCCAGGTGATGTAGAAGATGCATTAAAGACAGCTTATTCGAATGAGACAGAACAACTTGCAAAAGAGTCTCTAAATATAATCCTTCAAAATATCAAGATTGCAAGGACAACAGCTCGACCTATATGTCAGGATACAGGATTTCCTGTTTTTTATGTCAGGGTGCCAAAGGGATTGAGCCATCAACTTGTTAGGGATATGATAATAGATGCCACCCGCATTGCTACTGATAAAATACCATTAAGGCCCAATGCCGTTGATGTAATAACCGAAAAAAACACAGGAGATAATATTGGTGAATATTTCCCCATTATTTATATAGAGGAGACCGATGAACAATCTCTTATTATTGACCTTATGCTAAAAGGTGGGGGATGCGAGAACCTTGGGCAAACCTATAAGCTTCCGGCAGCGTGGAGCGTTGAGTGTCAAGCGCAGAGCGAAAAAGATGCTACGACTCTCGACCTTCGACGCCTTGCGATTCTTGCTGAACGCGACTTTGACGGGGTGAGGAAATGCGTGCTTGATGCTGTTTTTAAATCTCAGGGCAAGGGCTGTCCCCCATATACAATTGGCATTGCCATAGGGGGTGCAAAGGATCAGGTATCATTCCTTTCAAAAAAACAACTGATGAGAAGGATTTTGGACATACACCCTAATACTGTAATAGCAGAACTTGAAAGTAAAATCCTCAATGATGTCAACAGTCTCGGCATAGGCACTGCTGGATTAGGAGGTAAAACAACGGCTATTGGTGTAAAAATCGCAGCAGTTCATAGGCATCCCGCTTCATATTTTGTTGACATATCATTTTCATGCTGGGCAAACAGAAGGGGAAGGCTGATATGGTAA
- a CDS encoding dihydropteroate synthase, whose protein sequence is MIVIAENLNVRNKAYMEAVKNQDKKTIESLSKTLADKGADIINVQCSLDGIGDEETLPLVADIVQEAAKLPLCLDSRNTEALKKTLTVCKEPPLINYLSQDEENTDEILSLVSRFKASLIIRALKGTVPTTLEAKLLILEDLIEKANAADIPNERLFADPSVVHIGGGIGQEHLLNTHECIIALNEMVDPPINTIAWISNISTGMPKGVKSRINSAFLCYLSGAGLDAAMVDVNDAEIMKTVYLIRSFRDEIVFSSADIL, encoded by the coding sequence ATGATAGTAATTGCAGAAAACCTTAATGTGAGAAACAAGGCTTATATGGAGGCTGTCAAGAATCAGGATAAAAAGACCATAGAATCACTATCTAAAACACTTGCTGATAAAGGTGCTGACATAATTAATGTCCAGTGCTCACTTGACGGCATTGGTGATGAAGAAACATTGCCATTGGTAGCAGATATTGTCCAAGAGGCAGCAAAACTACCTCTTTGCCTTGATTCGAGAAATACAGAGGCTTTGAAAAAGACTCTTACAGTGTGTAAAGAGCCTCCTTTGATAAATTATCTCTCTCAAGATGAGGAAAATACTGATGAAATCCTTTCTCTTGTTAGCAGATTCAAGGCGAGTCTTATAATCAGGGCATTAAAAGGGACAGTGCCGACAACCCTTGAGGCAAAGCTCCTTATCCTTGAGGACCTGATAGAAAAGGCCAATGCCGCTGATATACCAAACGAAAGGCTGTTTGCAGACCCATCTGTTGTACATATAGGCGGAGGAATTGGACAGGAGCATCTGCTTAATACACACGAATGCATAATTGCACTTAATGAAATGGTTGACCCTCCAATAAACACTATTGCCTGGATCTCTAATATATCAACAGGTATGCCAAAAGGTGTAAAATCAAGGATAAATTCAGCATTCCTTTGCTATCTATCAGGGGCTGGCCTTGATGCTGCAATGGTGGATGTTAATGATGCTGAGATAATGAAGACAGTGTATCTTATAAGATCATTCAGGGATGAAATAGTATTTTCATCTGCTGATATTTTATAA
- a CDS encoding type II toxin-antitoxin system Phd/YefM family antitoxin codes for MKHIGAAKFKEKCLSILENVDKDGIVITKHGKPVAKLIPIELQIAALIGKMKGKIKIKGDILSTGIKWNAQS; via the coding sequence ATGAAACATATAGGCGCTGCGAAATTCAAAGAAAAATGCCTGTCAATCCTTGAAAATGTGGACAAGGATGGTATTGTAATCACAAAGCATGGCAAACCCGTAGCCAAGCTCATCCCCATTGAACTGCAGATAGCCGCTTTGATAGGCAAGATGAAAGGAAAGATCAAGATAAAAGGGGATATTCTTTCCACAGGCATTAAGTGGAATGCTCAATCTTGA
- the hepT gene encoding type VII toxin-antitoxin system HepT family RNase toxin has protein sequence MTEQIMIKIEKIMEYKKILDSMKEDCIDKFLKDYVYRGAVLHYLYLIADSCISLAEMVIRNKGLRTPQSYHEAIDILGENKIIPPDFAYEFANIASFRNLLAHDYEKIDYLKICGEALDKLSDVSRYVDYISEAQ, from the coding sequence ATGACAGAACAGATAATGATAAAAATCGAGAAAATTATGGAGTATAAAAAGATACTCGATAGCATGAAAGAAGATTGCATTGATAAATTTTTAAAAGACTATGTTTATAGAGGAGCGGTTTTGCACTACTTGTACCTAATAGCAGATTCATGCATCAGCCTTGCAGAAATGGTTATTCGGAATAAAGGGTTGAGGACGCCTCAAAGCTACCATGAAGCTATAGATATATTGGGTGAAAATAAAATTATACCTCCTGATTTTGCCTATGAATTTGCGAATATTGCATCTTTCAGAAACCTTCTTGCGCATGATTATGAGAAAATAGATTATTTGAAGATATGCGGCGAGGCACTTGACAAACTGAGTGATGTTTCCAGATATGTAGATTATATCTCGGAAGCACAATAG
- the mntA gene encoding type VII toxin-antitoxin system MntA family adenylyltransferase antitoxin, translating to MNEQVVKELSEKLDGIFYRIREVEFAYLFGSFARGDEFSFSDIDIAVYLNKEVSLADELRLYSIIARELKHDSIDLLILNNTHNIILLEDIVRYGKVVCDRNPFLRESFELRILHDAIDFRYQRKVFAGR from the coding sequence ATGAATGAGCAAGTTGTTAAAGAGTTATCCGAAAAACTCGATGGAATATTTTACAGAATAAGAGAAGTGGAATTCGCATATTTATTTGGTTCCTTTGCGCGTGGGGATGAGTTTTCATTTAGCGATATAGATATAGCAGTTTATTTAAATAAAGAAGTCTCTCTTGCCGATGAATTAAGATTATATTCTATTATCGCCAGGGAGCTTAAGCACGACAGTATCGATCTGCTCATACTCAATAATACGCATAACATTATACTCCTTGAAGATATTGTCAGATATGGAAAAGTAGTTTGCGATAGGAATCCTTTTTTGAGAGAATCCTTCGAATTGCGCATCCTGCATGATGCGATAGATTTCAGGTATCAGAGGAAGGTATTTGCTGGAAGATGA